The following are from one region of the Nicotiana tomentosiformis chromosome 7, ASM39032v3, whole genome shotgun sequence genome:
- the LOC138895382 gene encoding uncharacterized protein has translation MADDEQRRLERFGRLRHPSFSDAESEDAQGSLDKCQQILRTTGILETSRVSFTTFQFSGAAFRWWEAYERCRPVGGAPLTWQEFSVLFLEKFVPQSHREELCRQFEQLRQDGMSVTQYEMRFSELARNTVFFGSH, from the coding sequence atggctgatgatgagcagaggagacttgagagatttgggaggcttcggcATCCATCATTTAGTGATGCTGAGTCGGAGGATGCCCAGGGATCCTTGGACAAGTGCCAACAGATTCttcgtacaacaggtattctggagaccagtagggtgtctttcactactttccagttttctggggctgccttcagatggtgggaggcttatgagagatgTAGGCCGGTCGGTggagcaccacttacatggcaggagttctccgttctcttcttggagaagttcgtgccacagtctcACAGAGAGGAGTTGTGCAGACAAtttgagcagcttcggcaggatggcatgtctgtgacccagtacgagatgaggttttctgagttagctCGCAACACAGTTTTTTTTGGCTCCCACTga